AAGGGGTGATGTCCTTGCTTATTCCTGCATGATTCTTATGACTTCTTCATAGAAGTCCTCATTTTGGTAGGGCCATTAAGCAAGAACCTTTTGACTATATTGTGTTTACTTTTCAACTTGTAGGAgcaattttcttgttcttcatttagttAAATTTCACATTTAACGTACAATATGTCTTATTggattgcatttgtttgaattgccCAGGCTACAAGGAATCCATTGCCTTCAAGTGCCAACTGCTCGAGGTCACACGATTTTGTGGACCCCGTCCTAATGATAATGTGGAATCTTCTAGAGGCACTTCCAACTCTACAAATTTCTATGAATATGTGCCGTCATCACTTGTTCCATGTTTCTATGCTACTCCCATTAACGTTGTACGTCCTTTAAAAAGCCCTAGCATCTCTATGTTTCTGCTTTCATGCTTTTATAATTTTCTCATGTCTGaccttgatttggatcttgatgtcaTGCTGACATCAAtacttttgtaaaagagaaacttttcagttttgcttaaaaacattttgaaagtgtTTTCTCACTGAGCATGTGATAATGATGaaggtatgagataacaacgaagtatgataatgataaaaatatgagataatgaccaGATGTGATATGACaaaagtatgaaataatgacaGATATATGATAATTTATTAATGTATAATGTTTAGTATTAAAGTAAATATACATATTGATAATAGAATTCAACTAGTTGTACAATTACGTGCGTATAACACGCCCTCCCACCGACCGAAAACATATATTTAGAAACGGGGCCTACGAGGCCCGGCCGGACAGTTGGGTCAGGCCTACAGCCTGAGTCTGGCCTGTTTGCCACCCTCGTCCGCGAGGGCATAATGCGCACAAAATAAGATCTCTGAAGCTTCTACCTTTCTCTTGTTGCCCGTCGCTGTGACGTTCCTCTTCTGAAAACCCTCAGTTGCTTCATTCTCTTATGCTGGAAGCTTCACTCTCCTCCATCGTGACGTCTTCAACTGTCTACCGTGGCTTCCTCCGCTCTCCCCTACAGCAATGCCATTGCtccttcgtttttttttctttcccctatCGGTTACACGGCGAGAAcctccatttctcttttctctttgcCCCATCGTCTCCATCTGCCTTTGTCTCTCGGGCATCCTGCACAAAGGAAAAAGGGGAGGAGGGGAGTGGATGGCTTTCATCACTGTTCTTCATCCTACAGGCAGCTGTAGCGCGCTGTTGGATGAATAGGATGGCTGACTCTTCCTCTCTTAGCATTCTCACGACATTCTCTCCCACGTCGATCAGCCATTTTAGGTGTGGATTTCTATCTTgatatttcctttttgttttgccttttatttatttttttgctgcaGTTTcctgtctttgtttttttttttaaatgtgctTTTGGATGTTGAATTTTATGTGTCTATCCTATCTGCTGATATAATGTCTTATTCTTATTCTTCTTATCttattcttattcttcttttcccCATCTTTCTATCTCGATTTATATCTATTTTCTTTGAGTatttggtttgatttgtatgtagtttttatgaagaaaatttgCTTTGTCGAGATAGCTGTTGTAGTCTCTATTTTGTCTTTGTTTCCTCTTCATTCAtgtgattttatattttttgtgattttatattttttatatttttgttatacaGTTGTTGGGTTCGTAATTGTAGTTGAAAGAAATCATGTGTTGAAGATactgatgttttgtttttgtacctCCATTTTGCCATGAGATTTTCATGCgtcaaaaaaatcataaagaacTATTAAAGTATTGACAAATAATTGGTTTAGATTtgagttgttttgtttttacGAGCAGCGTGTGGGGTGAGTTTTGTTCGCGCGTGTGCCGGTGAcaactttgtctttttttttttttaacttgaagggGCGTTTGTTACGCTGGAAATCTATTAttcatccaaaaaaaatatttcaaatttttcaacaCGTAACAAACgcggaaaaaaaaattcaactaaAAATATTTCCACATAAAGAGGCGGAAATATATGTCCGGAAAATTTTTACGGCCCGTTAGGGCACGCTCTTCTTCACTCGCCTCACGCAGCCCTCTTCACCGTGAGGGCTTCATCGTTTTGAAAGCTTCCTTTGACCCTGTTCATCCGCATCTGTCGGTGGCGGAACCGCATCACAGCAGCAGCGTTGTCTTTCTCAACTGCAGCAGCGTTACCTCTAGGTACtggtctccctctctccctctctctctctctctatatatatatgtataaacaaTGAGGTGAGACGCAGGAGGTGCTTCCTGCAAAAGCAAGGGAGGGGGTAAAGGAAAAGGGGGGAAGAAGATTACCAGAGAAGGTTATGATTTGGGATAGAGAAGCGGAATGATGGCCGAATCCTTTCCGTTCCATGCGTTTGAATGTGACGGTAGTTTGGTGAAACGAAAATGCCCACAGGGCAGGCGAGGGGATTTTTGTGCGTTGGCGTGTGGTGGAACGAAAATGCGCACAGTGAGCAGGGCGAGGGGAACTTTCGAGTGGCGGAATGAGGCCATCTTCTGAttgcttttgaatttgattggttactgtttttctgttttgaatgaTTGGCTTACAGACATCGGATATTATGCATCATTTTGCATGAAGGCGCTAACAGAAGCgatggtttttattttattttttctctctttgaatgCTTCGATATCCAATACTTGGTTCGCAACTTAAAACCTGGAATTTGCATTTTTCTGGCTAAACCGAATGCAAGTAAGCTTCTGCTAGCAGGCTTGAAATCCAATTTCGtactttgatttttaaagttcAGCCATCATTAACTTGCCCAAATTGCactttttggtaaaaaaaaaccattctTTAACCCGTTGCTGTGTCTCTGTTCTTACAGACCCTAGATTGGTGGTTAGGGTTGCAAAAAGATCCATCTTAACCAGGTCCATGTAGATGTGGACGAATCACAGTGTTCTTACAGCTTATGATCTTGCTGTTATGAGCTAGTCAAAATTCCTCTTATGCAGTGTAATTTTGTACTTTGCATGTTTGATGCTTAAGCTTGTGATTGTGgaagttctttttcctttcaaactATGCATGAATTATGCCACTGGGTTTATTCAGCTTCAGATGTTGGATATAGTGGAGTCACTCTGTTTTGTTTGTCATGGGTATAGTGAATAATTTACTGCATACAATGCAAAAGAAATTTCTTCCTAATGTGTGTTTTTTTGGGTGGTTGGAGGGTGTTGAGGGTCTGCTGATGGCAAGTAATCTTTGTGGcctgatttttattttatgaacatCCCAAGCATTTTTCTGAGGACAAATTAGAACTGGCACTTATCTCCTAAAAGATATATTTTATTGTCCGTCAGGTGAATCTTGTGTACATTGGcttcattcttttcaattcctcATTTGCTTTTATGTTGTCGATAGCTATTGAGTTTGGGGTTGAGTTGATGCACTGGCCTTTGGgctattttttgttggttttttggctgtggcctctgtctctctttctctcgctctcatcttcttctctctctctctctctctctctctctctctctcttttataagCCCTTTAATGGGTCTCTTGTGCCACATTTTGATGGTTTTAGAGTAACCCATCCCATGCTTTGGGTGAAAGGGCTGATATCCAATGGCAGGTATTTGTTGAGTCACTCTGCCTTCTTTGCCAAAGGTATAGTGAATAACGTACTGCGACATTCAActgaaattatttttctatCATGAACTAcctctcttatctttttcttaattttatttgtgttttatacttttattccttcttttcgtttcacaattattttaagGTTCGATGATGGCATGTAATCTTTGAGACCTGATTTATCATTGATGAAAATTATAAGCAGTCTCACTGAGGACCTACTAGATCAAGTAATCTTCGCTTTTAGATATgtggtttttgtctcttttttttttctttctatagtTCCTTTACACCCTTTGTCAGTTTCTTCTCTCTATCAATCTGTCTTTATGCCTGTGTGGCCTCTGTGTTTATGTTGTTTGTGAATCTTGAGACCATGACTCATGGGATTGGATGATGAAATGCACTGGGCTCTGAGTAGTTTTTGTTGATGGAAATGCATTTGCCTAGAAAGCATTGTCTGACTTACATGAGCTATATCGTTTCTCTTTGTTAGACGAGATTGCTGACCTTCTTTCTATGTGATGGAGATTGGTTTAACTGCGAATATGTTCTATGAAGTCATGTATATCTGCATACTTTTGTTGACGCAATCCTTTTTTTCCTTACCCAAAGTGTCATTGTGCCTCTCCCATGCTTAACGTTAAATAAGCCATAGATCAACATAATCTCAGCAACTCTTGTCATTTgggaaattgattttctaaGTCAACGCTTTTTCTGAGAGAAGTTCCCAGTGCCTGTAGTATTGTTAAATATTATGTTCTTTGCAAATTAGATATGCACCTCTTGTCCTTTTCTTATATCAGTCTCTGCCTATGAGCACACTTGCATCTATAAGCAAATTATTGGATGTTATATTTACTTGTACGACTAGGTTGGGAAATGGTAGTCTTTTATGGTTTATGGTATGTGTGCATGGAGAAACTAAGGTTTACTTGAAGATTACTTTTAAGTCTTACAGACTGcgagagtgtgtgtgtgcacttctttttattaattttgatCCCTAATGTTCATTTATGGCAGGCCATGTGGATAAGGACTATATGGGGGCTGCCGATTTTTACGTTATAGAACCGGAATCTTGGTGGTGTGCTGCTACTCATAAGACCTAGATGCAGTCTTCAGGGTTACTTCTTGGCCCAAAGTGTATCTATCCAGTGTAGCCTTGGTTGCTTTAACTATTGTTGGTAGCTTAATTGATGGAGAACAAAACTTTGAATACACAAGCTCGAGCCAAATGGAAGAAAGTGGCATATGGTGGCATGCAACCTGGGTATGCGGACAATTATACAGACGAGTCCTTTCTTGAAGATATGGTTATGAATGCCAATGTTGTAAAGAGAGACTTGCTTAAAGTGATGCTGGACTCAGTTTCCATCACTCAGTATCTTTGTGTTGTAGTTCTCGTGGTCTGTGTGTGGACATACACATTGTCGGCCAGAATAGATGGAAGGACACTCCACCTGGTTAATGCTGTTCTCCTTGGGATGGGCTTCCTGGTGCTTGTCTTAACGGAAACGAAACTTTCtatttcccttcttcttcattaCCTCCTTAACATTGCTTACTTCATTAGTGGCTTGTATGTACTAGCCCCACTTTATTGCACCCTCACAAGATCCATCAGTTCAGACTCCATTTGGGCACTAACAGTTTTCCTGCTTGTTATTCATCTTTTTTTGCATGATTATTCTGGCTCAACCATCAGACCACCTGGGGCCTTGAAGAATCCAACACTAACCAGCAATATCTCCCTGAATGCGTCCATTGTGGCGTCTGTTCTTATTGCTTCCCGCCTTCCTTCAAGGCACCATGTGTTCTCCATCATGCTTTTTTCTTTAcagatctttcttttttctccactTGTGATGTACTGCATCAAGAAGTACAACACCAAAGTGCACTTGTGTTTTTCTCTCCTCTTGACCTGTGCAACTTTGGCCATTCTTTTTCCCCTTCACCATTCCTTGTTTGCTCTATTTCTAGTCCTATTATTGTTCATTATTGTTGTATGTCCTTACTGGCTTATCAGGATACAGGAATACAAATTTGAGATAAATGGTCCTTGGGATGAAGCTAAACTTTGTTATGACA
This window of the Nymphaea colorata isolate Beijing-Zhang1983 chromosome 2, ASM883128v2, whole genome shotgun sequence genome carries:
- the LOC116246645 gene encoding phosphatidylinositol N-acetylglucosaminyltransferase subunit C-like; the encoded protein is MENKTLNTQARAKWKKVAYGGMQPGYADNYTDESFLEDMVMNANVVKRDLLKVMLDSVSITQYLCVVVLVVCVWTYTLSARIDGRTLHLVNAVLLGMGFLVLVLTETKLSISLLLHYLLNIAYFISGLYVLAPLYCTLTRSISSDSIWALTVFLLVIHLFLHDYSGSTIRPPGALKNPTLTSNISLNASIVASVLIASRLPSRHHVFSIMLFSLQIFLFSPLVMYCIKKYNTKVHLCFSLLLTCATLAILFPLHHSLFALFLVLLLFIIVVCPYWLIRIQEYKFEINGPWDEAKLCYDITE